The Apium graveolens cultivar Ventura chromosome 6, ASM990537v1, whole genome shotgun sequence genome contains a region encoding:
- the LOC141665383 gene encoding EP1-like glycoprotein 2, with protein MRVGVCRLQLTPSVPTGFIRSLFAQVSTCFTSILYSLLCGVDGFQLSFNLPCFLDLFILESPSIICAQPFDYPTAKLSTSWTNHPSAPHSVQFGDGSTVRAILLRANRDHPVKINATLKLTSDGDLVLRDADGSVAWSSGTAGKSVDSLSLTNTGNLVLLNKRKAVVWQSFDHPTDALVPGQTLSEGQKLISSVSKTNSKSKKPSYVKFLNGSLGIYPHSWKEAPLEIFAIPPTSSVQYMRLEFDGHLRVYEWKQKWEVIADLLTGFSGECGYPLACGKYSICSKGQSSKYQDFVELKDITYFTNNYTIGNVDVKKCKGACLKDCSCKAAVFRTGSDPPSRECLLLSEVFSLLVDDPKDTEHNSTVYLKVQKKAIK; from the exons ATGCGTGTTGGTGTTTGTCGACTTCAACTTACTCCCTCCGTGCCAACAGGTTTTATACGTTCACTATTTGCAC AGGTTTCTACTTGTTTCACTTCCATTCTGTATTCACTTTTGTGTGGAGTTGATGGCTTTCAACTTAGTTTCAACTTGCCTTGTTTTCTTGATTTGTTCATTCTTGAATCTCCGAGCATAATATGTGCTCAGCCATTTGATTATCCAACAGCAAAACTATCTACTTCATGGACTAATCATCCTTCTGCTCCACATTCTGTCCAGTTTGGTGATGGATCAACTGTGAGAGCCATTCTTTTACGCG CCAACCGAGACCATCCTGTTAAAATCAACGCAACTTTGAAGCTCACCTCAGATGGTGATTTGGTGTTGCGAGACGCTGATGGTTCTGTAGCTTGGTCTTCTGGAACTGCTGGTAAATCCGTTGATAGTTTGAGCTTAACCAACACTGGAAATCTAGTACTTTTAAATAAACGCAAAGCGGTGGTGTGGCAATCTTTTGATCATCCAACGGACGCTTTAGTTCCAGGACAGACACTCTCAGAAGGGCAGAAACTGATTTCAAGTGTTTCCAAGACAAATAGTAAA AGTAAAAAGCCAAGTTATGTCAAGTTCCTGAATGGAAGCCTCGGTATTTATCCACACTCCTGGAAAGAGGCGCCACTGGAAATATTTGCTATTCCACCAACATCATCAGTACAGTACATGAGACTAGAATTCGACGGGCATCTGAGAGTATACGAATGGAAACAGAAGTGGGAGGTCATAGCAGATCTTCTCACAGGGTTCTCAGGGGAATGTGGTTACCCTCTTGCATGCGGAAAATATAGCATATGCTCAAAGGGGCAAT CTTCAAAATATCAGGATTTTGTAGAGTTAAAGGATATTACATACTTTACAAATAACTACACCATTGGCAATGTTGATGTGAAAAAGTGCAAGGGTGCTTGTTTGAAGGATTGTTCCTGTAAGGCAGCTGTATTTCGTACTGGATCGGATCCTCCGTCAAGGGAATGTTTATTATTGTCTGAGGTATTTTCATTGCTCGTCGA